Proteins encoded in a region of the Stieleria neptunia genome:
- a CDS encoding carbamoyltransferase C-terminal domain-containing protein, protein MFNIHSDDSEPLLSSYPQLAPRGDDDRAAVLGIGTFGHDAAASLVEAKSGRVLFAVAEERLTNRKHDWHFPVGAIDECCRVATERGMTLDSVAVNFRSDEFVTKTMFQEIGRLVPDSLASQSICDFLSRRLSDREYLSVDRPTEWAHELLAHLQALGLDQTTNHRLLKRMTWYWNWAVKYGQIADTITRYVDGVPIRFFNHHESHAASAYFNSGFESATVIVIDGMGEADTVSVYRAESGSLTRVSESSWPHSLGIFYLFATQHLGFQLGDEYKVMGMSAYGKPTYRDALREMISVDSQARLWLHETDYLRLGELGPHGHLAYQFTEAFHKLLPQRASEDPIQQQHFDLAASVQELTEKTGVELVRQAIALTGLPNVALAGGVALNGLMNEAIRTNSGCDGIFVYPAAADDGCAVGAAQLAANESHPISRQRIKSCYFGHEVTDAEAAETIRRRNVRATRPDSIHEEIARALADGKIVARCTSRAEFGPRALGHRSLLAHPGLETMKETLNARVKHREEFRPFAPACLRERVSDFFEIHEESPFMLLIGQAREKTRNLAPSVVHADGTARVQTVCQTENEDLYQIITHFEKLTGLPIVINTSFNVNGEAIVDTAEDALESFGYMDVDYLALGDHWISKEENPSILPELNSDNYLSIRKQRFSQRDLGPLTKLDIAEFDQAFSPSEASLKQFVSNGDAKDTQRKKPGTSEKPKINPQQLDDLSLFPLREDPDLWERLIEAENENAKSDPVAAKVLESVYWESDRDLAFRRFHESLDFQSTLKLLRLMGIEKDQPTVEIGGGSGFLSWALCQEGYQDISLLEPNPNYITGTGYLRSRVDAAPIEIEHSLDAFYDSDKMYQTVITRNCVHHFPNIAFVAAAIRQKMAPGGKWVMIREPYVESATELYQFLQGHPYSQSYGVYEFGFPPSHFIQCLELAGLKLRSVVPAHYANNSLGLYSNDRGSRRNRMFSDVVDRVLSLMPGMTKLGYRVETLLRKMIRTRAACFTRPQVMLFQRIELDPVSESTIWYRPESKLADRRDTDRNASRNKAA, encoded by the coding sequence ATGTTCAACATTCACTCGGACGATTCGGAGCCCCTTCTGTCATCCTATCCCCAGCTCGCACCGCGCGGCGACGACGATCGCGCCGCCGTCCTCGGGATTGGAACGTTCGGGCATGACGCGGCGGCTTCCTTGGTGGAGGCCAAATCGGGACGCGTGTTGTTCGCCGTCGCCGAAGAGCGGTTGACCAATCGAAAACACGATTGGCATTTTCCGGTAGGCGCCATTGATGAATGTTGCCGAGTTGCGACAGAACGCGGGATGACCCTGGACTCTGTCGCGGTCAATTTTCGCTCAGACGAATTCGTCACCAAGACGATGTTTCAAGAAATCGGCCGGCTGGTCCCCGATTCGCTCGCGTCGCAATCGATCTGTGACTTCCTGTCCCGACGGCTCTCCGATCGCGAGTACTTGTCGGTCGACCGGCCGACCGAATGGGCTCACGAATTGCTGGCCCATCTGCAAGCACTCGGACTCGATCAAACGACCAATCATCGACTTTTGAAGCGGATGACATGGTACTGGAATTGGGCGGTCAAGTATGGCCAGATCGCCGACACGATCACCCGATACGTGGACGGTGTGCCGATTCGGTTTTTCAATCACCATGAATCCCATGCGGCTTCGGCGTACTTCAATTCCGGATTCGAAAGCGCAACGGTGATCGTGATCGACGGCATGGGAGAGGCGGACACGGTCAGCGTCTATCGAGCGGAATCGGGATCTCTAACAAGGGTTAGCGAAAGCAGTTGGCCACACAGCTTGGGCATCTTCTATCTGTTCGCCACCCAACACCTCGGCTTCCAACTCGGCGATGAATACAAGGTGATGGGAATGTCGGCGTACGGCAAACCGACGTACCGCGACGCCCTCCGCGAGATGATCAGCGTCGATTCCCAGGCAAGGCTCTGGTTGCACGAGACCGACTATTTGCGGCTCGGCGAACTCGGACCGCATGGGCATCTCGCTTATCAGTTCACCGAAGCATTTCACAAACTGTTGCCGCAACGCGCTTCGGAAGATCCGATTCAGCAACAGCACTTTGATTTGGCCGCCTCGGTTCAAGAACTGACCGAGAAGACAGGCGTCGAATTGGTTCGGCAGGCGATCGCGTTGACCGGATTGCCGAATGTGGCGCTCGCCGGAGGTGTGGCGCTCAACGGTCTGATGAACGAGGCGATTCGAACCAATAGCGGTTGCGACGGAATCTTCGTCTATCCCGCGGCAGCGGACGACGGATGCGCCGTCGGCGCGGCACAGTTGGCCGCCAACGAGTCGCATCCGATTAGCCGGCAACGAATCAAGTCTTGCTATTTCGGACACGAGGTGACCGACGCGGAAGCGGCTGAAACGATCCGACGCCGCAACGTGCGGGCCACCCGTCCGGATTCGATCCACGAGGAAATCGCACGCGCTCTTGCCGACGGGAAAATTGTCGCCCGCTGTACGAGTCGCGCCGAGTTCGGTCCGCGAGCACTGGGCCATCGCTCCTTGCTGGCTCATCCGGGGCTGGAAACAATGAAGGAGACGCTCAATGCGCGCGTCAAGCACCGCGAAGAATTTCGCCCCTTCGCCCCGGCTTGCTTGCGAGAACGCGTTTCCGATTTTTTTGAGATCCATGAAGAGTCGCCGTTCATGCTGCTGATCGGCCAGGCGCGTGAGAAAACACGCAATCTCGCACCGTCGGTGGTGCATGCCGACGGGACGGCCAGGGTACAAACCGTTTGCCAAACCGAAAATGAAGACCTGTACCAGATCATCACCCACTTCGAGAAACTGACGGGGTTGCCGATTGTCATCAACACCAGTTTCAACGTGAACGGAGAGGCGATTGTCGACACGGCCGAAGATGCATTGGAATCGTTCGGATACATGGACGTCGACTATCTCGCCCTGGGTGACCATTGGATCTCCAAGGAAGAAAACCCTTCGATCCTTCCAGAACTCAACAGCGACAATTATCTGAGCATACGGAAGCAACGATTCTCACAGCGCGATCTCGGACCGCTGACCAAGCTGGACATCGCGGAGTTTGATCAAGCGTTTTCACCGAGCGAAGCGTCTCTCAAGCAATTCGTGTCGAATGGCGATGCGAAGGACACGCAACGAAAAAAACCCGGGACATCAGAAAAACCCAAAATCAATCCGCAGCAGCTTGACGATCTGTCGCTGTTTCCGCTTCGTGAAGATCCCGACCTTTGGGAACGCTTGATTGAAGCCGAAAACGAAAACGCAAAGTCGGATCCCGTCGCCGCAAAGGTCTTGGAATCCGTCTATTGGGAATCGGACCGAGACCTCGCATTCCGACGATTCCACGAAAGCCTGGACTTCCAATCGACGCTGAAGCTTTTGCGGCTGATGGGAATCGAAAAGGACCAGCCGACCGTTGAGATCGGTGGCGGCAGCGGGTTCCTCTCCTGGGCGCTCTGCCAGGAAGGATACCAGGACATCTCGCTGTTGGAGCCCAATCCGAACTACATCACCGGCACAGGCTACTTGCGTTCACGCGTCGACGCGGCACCCATTGAGATCGAACATTCGCTCGACGCGTTCTACGATTCGGACAAGATGTACCAGACGGTCATCACTCGAAACTGCGTGCACCATTTCCCCAATATCGCGTTTGTCGCCGCCGCGATTCGTCAAAAGATGGCCCCGGGGGGAAAGTGGGTGATGATCCGAGAACCGTACGTGGAATCGGCGACGGAACTCTATCAATTCCTGCAAGGCCATCCATACAGCCAATCCTACGGCGTTTACGAATTCGGTTTCCCGCCTTCGCATTTCATACAGTGTCTTGAACTGGCAGGCCTGAAGCTGCGGAGCGTCGTGCCGGCCCACTACGCCAACAATTCGCTGGGGCTGTATAGCAACGATCGGGGCAGTCGCCGCAACCGAATGTTTAGCGACGTCGTCGACCGCGTGCTAAGCCTGATGCCGGGAATGACCAAACTCGGCTATCGAGTCGAAACGTTGCTACGCAAGATGATTCGCACTCGGGCGGCCTGCTTTACACGTCCGCAGGTCATGCTGTTCCAACGGATCGAATTGGATCCAGTTTCGGAATCGACGATCTGGTATCGGCCGGAATCGAAGTTGGCCGATCGGCGGGACACGGATCGCAACGCGTCGCGGAACAAAGCGGCCTAG
- a CDS encoding class I SAM-dependent methyltransferase, protein MLPPPTEIDSRSSNAIASRPTHFDADCQTVYRVPGTQWLDPVQTSAQTVMRLATSEQTLGAVSDVMAKLTSDDYLEYLKGYYQSGRSKFGSNWHYADLLTVLHAASSLIKPRNYLEIGVRRGRSLAVVSSLAPHCEIFGFDMWVADYAGMPNPGPDFVKQELADLGHRGTVELISGDSHQTVPQFFADNPDVRFDLINVDGDHTEAGARADLETVLPKLALGGIIVLDDITHPQHQYLETVWDDLIGDHPNYSSAKYRDLGYGVAVAIRKRD, encoded by the coding sequence ATGCTTCCACCCCCCACTGAAATTGATTCGCGTTCCTCCAACGCGATCGCGTCACGACCAACCCACTTTGATGCGGACTGCCAAACCGTTTACCGGGTTCCGGGTACACAGTGGCTCGATCCCGTTCAGACCAGTGCACAGACCGTCATGCGGCTCGCGACGAGCGAACAAACACTCGGCGCAGTCTCCGACGTGATGGCGAAGCTGACCAGTGATGACTATTTGGAGTACTTGAAGGGCTACTACCAGTCGGGACGATCCAAATTTGGAAGCAATTGGCATTACGCGGATCTGTTGACGGTGCTGCACGCCGCCTCGTCGCTGATCAAGCCTCGTAACTACCTTGAAATCGGTGTTCGCCGAGGCCGCAGTTTGGCCGTTGTTTCTTCGCTGGCACCCCACTGCGAGATCTTTGGATTCGACATGTGGGTCGCCGACTACGCGGGAATGCCGAATCCGGGACCCGACTTTGTCAAACAGGAACTGGCGGATCTCGGCCATCGCGGCACGGTCGAATTGATTTCCGGCGACTCTCACCAAACCGTTCCCCAGTTTTTCGCCGACAATCCGGACGTTCGCTTCGATTTGATCAACGTCGATGGAGACCACACCGAGGCCGGAGCCCGAGCGGACCTGGAAACGGTTTTACCGAAGTTGGCACTCGGCGGAATCATCGTGCTGGACGATATCACCCATCCGCAACATCAGTACTTGGAAACCGTCTGGGATGACCTGATCGGGGACCATCCCAACTACAGTTCCGCAAAGTATCGCGATCTTGGATACGGTGTTGCGGTGGCGATCCGAAAACGGGATTAA
- a CDS encoding NAD-dependent epimerase/dehydratase family protein, producing MTPMSVMVTGASGFLGGTIARVVRARCKRLIVCAKPGDFDAQRISDQRLCFRLPDQRFASIVAKEQPTWLIHCAGSASVRASFADPAGDRRANVAVTEFIFKTLAEHSPKTRVINLSSAAVYGQPASLPITLDTPAIPISPYGIHKRECELISERYGNRDGIETVNLRIFSSYGPGLRKQVLWDIYKKAMAGQTVSLFGDGTETRDFIFSRDVATFVNQMIHRPESAQRPTTRPKTLYVNLASGRSVQIRDLATLFLQQIGSDAELCFTNERAAGDPRHWAVDASPLDEFGFSPPPTSLKKGLSIYARWIRSLTGNADADRILAAAR from the coding sequence ATGACTCCAATGAGTGTGATGGTCACGGGGGCGTCGGGGTTTCTCGGCGGAACGATTGCCCGCGTCGTCCGGGCACGATGCAAACGTCTGATCGTTTGCGCCAAACCCGGTGACTTTGACGCACAGCGGATCAGCGATCAACGATTGTGTTTTCGGCTCCCCGATCAACGCTTTGCTAGCATTGTCGCGAAAGAGCAGCCCACTTGGTTGATCCACTGCGCCGGTTCGGCGAGCGTGCGAGCGTCGTTCGCAGATCCCGCGGGCGACCGCCGAGCGAATGTGGCAGTGACGGAGTTCATATTTAAAACGCTGGCCGAACATTCGCCGAAGACGCGGGTGATCAATCTGTCCAGCGCGGCCGTGTACGGGCAACCGGCCTCGCTGCCGATCACACTCGATACGCCCGCCATTCCGATCTCTCCCTATGGCATTCACAAGCGTGAATGCGAATTGATCAGCGAGCGTTATGGGAATCGGGACGGAATTGAGACGGTCAATCTGCGGATCTTTAGTTCGTATGGTCCGGGGTTGCGGAAACAGGTCTTGTGGGACATTTACAAGAAAGCGATGGCGGGTCAGACTGTGTCGCTGTTCGGTGACGGCACCGAGACCAGAGATTTTATCTTTTCGCGTGACGTCGCAACCTTCGTCAACCAGATGATCCATCGTCCCGAATCGGCCCAGCGGCCGACGACACGGCCCAAGACGCTGTACGTCAATTTGGCGTCGGGAAGATCGGTTCAAATCCGAGACCTCGCAACCCTGTTCCTGCAGCAGATCGGTAGTGATGCGGAGCTTTGCTTTACGAACGAACGCGCCGCGGGGGACCCGCGTCATTGGGCGGTCGATGCATCGCCGCTGGACGAATTCGGATTTTCCCCACCTCCGACAAGCCTGAAAAAAGGGCTGTCGATTTATGCACGTTGGATCCGCTCTTTAACGGGAAACGCCGATGCGGATCGCATTTTGGCTGCTGCAAGATAG